From the Thermodesulfobacteriota bacterium genome, one window contains:
- a CDS encoding transposase: MVKKHRYYDKEFKREAVQLVVEEGCKAAEVERNLGISKSTVSRWVREMREDPEQAFPHKGLLKPQDEDIRSLRLQENS, encoded by the coding sequence ATGGTCAAAAAGCATAGATACTATGACAAAGAATTCAAAAGAGAAGCGGTCCAGTTAGTAGTGGAAGAGGGGTGCAAAGCTGCCGAGGTGGAGCGGAACCTTGGGATTAGCAAGAGTACTGTTTCCCGGTGGGTTCGAGAGATGAGGGAGGATCCAGAGCAAGCCTTTCCACACAAAGGGCTCCTCAAGCCACAGGATGAAGATATCCGGTCTCTTAGACTACAGGAGAATTCTTAA
- a CDS encoding glycosyltransferase family 4 protein, with protein MLADSGLVSPKRATLIRGAGVNPNVFASRPEPEGAPVVILAARMLWDKGIGEFVEAARWLREQGIAARFVLVGDSDPGNPAAVLVARLDEWRRSGVVEWWGHREDMPEVFAQSNIVVLPSYREGLPKVLLEAASCGRAIVATDVPGCREIVRHNENGLLVPPRDSKSLADALKILIENPELRRKMGARGREIVEAEFSEEIVVRQTMEVYKEIIRRLRR; from the coding sequence ATGTTGGCGGATAGTGGCCTCGTAAGTCCTAAACGCGCAACGCTGATTCGTGGCGCTGGTGTAAATCCGAATGTGTTTGCATCCAGACCAGAACCCGAAGGTGCCCCGGTAGTGATTTTAGCGGCGCGTATGCTTTGGGACAAGGGAATCGGAGAATTCGTAGAGGCGGCGCGGTGGTTACGGGAACAAGGTATTGCGGCCCGCTTTGTCTTGGTGGGGGATAGTGATCCAGGCAACCCAGCAGCAGTGCTGGTAGCCCGATTGGACGAATGGCGACGAAGTGGTGTGGTGGAATGGTGGGGGCATAGAGAAGATATGCCGGAAGTATTTGCGCAATCTAATATTGTAGTCTTGCCCTCGTACAGAGAAGGTCTCCCGAAAGTATTGCTTGAAGCTGCCTCTTGTGGCCGTGCTATTGTGGCCACGGATGTGCCGGGTTGTCGGGAAATTGTCCGTCATAACGAAAATGGTCTTTTGGTTCCTCCGCGTGATTCAAAGTCTTTGGCCGATGCCCTCAAGATTCTAATTGAAAACCCGGAACTCAGGAGAAAGATGGGGGCGCGTGGTCGGGAAATTGTGGAAGCTGAATTTTCAGAAGAGATCGTGGTTAGACAGACAATGGAGGTTTATAAAGAAATTATCCGCAGATTACGCAGATGA